A section of the Leptospira terpstrae serovar Hualin str. LT 11-33 = ATCC 700639 genome encodes:
- a CDS encoding hydroxyacylglutathione hydrolase, which yields MIEILPIFTHSPLRNFSYIVYSNRTGEAYVIDPFDAKSILTYTKQFGVKIKGILNTHEHGDHTQGNLELKEETKAIIYGHTNAKDKIPGLDQILKEGDIVFSAEEESLVVWDTPGHTFSHLSFVRKNPNTILGIFSGDTLFNAGVGNCFRGGDPNALYDTIQSRFETLPDTCLLYPGHDYWDNNLKFSCHIDPENEFRNSYKTSLKPFQVSEIGAEKKLNPFFRRNTDSVKDRLTELKESFSDERSVFLTLRRLRDQW from the coding sequence ATGATAGAAATCCTTCCCATTTTCACTCATTCACCACTTCGCAACTTTAGTTATATTGTTTATTCAAATCGAACAGGCGAAGCCTATGTCATTGATCCCTTCGATGCCAAATCCATCTTAACCTATACGAAACAGTTCGGTGTTAAAATCAAAGGAATTCTGAATACCCATGAACATGGTGACCATACCCAAGGGAATTTAGAACTAAAGGAAGAAACAAAAGCTATCATCTACGGGCATACCAATGCCAAAGATAAAATTCCTGGACTGGATCAAATTCTAAAGGAAGGGGATATCGTCTTTTCAGCCGAAGAAGAATCACTTGTGGTTTGGGACACTCCAGGGCATACATTTTCTCATCTAAGCTTTGTTCGAAAAAATCCGAATACAATTCTTGGAATTTTCTCTGGCGACACTTTATTCAACGCAGGTGTGGGTAATTGTTTTCGCGGGGGAGATCCGAATGCATTATATGACACCATACAATCTCGCTTTGAAACACTACCTGACACTTGTTTGTTGTATCCAGGCCATGACTATTGGGATAACAATCTAAAGTTTTCTTGCCATATAGATCCAGAAAATGAATTTCGCAATTCCTACAAAACTTCTTTAAAACCCTTCCAGGTATCGGAAATTGGTGCAGAAAAGAAATTAAATCCCTTTTTTAGAAGAAATACAGATTCAGTTAAAGACCGACTAACGGAATTAAAGGAAAGTTTTAGTGATGAACGTTCTGTATTTTTGACTTTGCGTAGACTAAGGGATCAATGGTAA
- a CDS encoding endonuclease, with amino-acid sequence MKQIKYFSIFIFLFCLVSIFLYSQSEETESVREKHNRTIDFQKAKRILKRFYKKVGTDFYCGCRFSDDIEVPGRLKIDFESCGLASRKDNHRQTWIEWEHIVPAHSFGKDRECWTKKDCELNGKHVRGRKCCQATDPEFNQIEADLHNIVPVPGEINADRGIFSYGEIEGEERNYGLCDFEVNFKEQTAEPKPNIRGDIARTYFYMEWKYGIVIPEGRRKLYESWNKLDPPDTFEIRKNEIIERFQSVKNPFID; translated from the coding sequence TTGAAACAGATTAAATATTTCAGCATTTTCATTTTCCTATTTTGTTTGGTGAGTATTTTTCTATATTCTCAATCGGAAGAAACCGAATCAGTCAGAGAGAAACACAATCGAACCATTGACTTTCAAAAAGCAAAACGAATCTTAAAACGATTTTATAAAAAAGTAGGAACTGATTTTTACTGCGGTTGCAGATTTTCTGATGACATAGAAGTCCCCGGTCGACTCAAAATCGATTTTGAATCTTGCGGGCTCGCAAGCAGAAAAGACAATCACCGTCAAACATGGATTGAATGGGAACATATTGTTCCTGCTCACAGTTTTGGAAAAGACAGAGAATGTTGGACCAAAAAAGACTGCGAGCTAAATGGAAAACACGTGCGCGGACGTAAATGTTGCCAAGCCACTGATCCTGAATTCAACCAAATAGAAGCTGATTTACACAATATCGTTCCAGTTCCTGGAGAGATCAATGCAGACCGTGGTATTTTCTCTTATGGTGAAATTGAAGGAGAAGAGAGAAATTACGGATTATGTGATTTTGAAGTTAATTTCAAAGAACAAACGGCAGAACCCAAACCAAACATACGTGGGGACATTGCCCGAACATATTTTTATATGGAATGGAAGTATGGAATTGTGATTCCAGAAGGAAGACGAAAACTCTATGAATCATGGAACAAACTAGATCCACCGGATACCTTTGAAATCAGAAAGAATGAAATCATCGAAAGATTCCAGTCTGTTAAAAATCCCTTTATTGATTGA
- the lysS gene encoding lysine--tRNA ligase: MKDSNELIEQRIQKINDLKAKGINPYPLRFFPNANSKSLIAGFDPSQTEKKSFKLGGRLQGKRVMGKASFAHLRDAEGLIQLYATRDDLGEENYSLFKSLDLGDWIGIEGWLFQTQKGETTLHLTSVQLLAKCIRPLPVVKEKDGVVYDAFSDVEQRYRMRYVDLVVNENVRETFKMRSRIISEIRKFLTNEGFLEVETPMMQPIAGGAAARPFVTHHNTLDMELFLRIAPELYLKRLIVGGLDRVFELNRNFRNEGISTKHNPEFTMMEAYMAFGDMEAMLSLTERMVVSVAESIGKGLKFAYGKDQIDLTPPWKRVKYIDIIKDYSGIDFSQITDVKDAIAQAKAKGVDSSDSVSIWKVCDDVFSSLVEPHLIQPIFITDFPKELSPLAKSREDDPKYVERFEPYVAGREIGNAFTELNDPFDQRERFEEQVKQREAGDDEAFMMDDDYIRALEYGLPPTGGLGIGIDRLVMLLTDSHSIRDTILFPLMRPE, encoded by the coding sequence ATTAAAGATTCCAACGAACTGATAGAGCAACGCATTCAAAAAATTAACGATTTAAAAGCAAAAGGAATCAACCCCTACCCACTTCGTTTTTTTCCCAATGCAAATTCTAAATCACTGATTGCAGGTTTTGATCCTAGCCAAACAGAGAAAAAATCCTTCAAACTCGGTGGCCGTTTGCAAGGGAAACGAGTGATGGGAAAAGCAAGTTTTGCTCACCTAAGAGACGCAGAAGGTCTTATCCAACTCTATGCCACAAGAGATGATTTAGGCGAAGAAAACTATTCTCTATTTAAATCTTTAGATTTGGGAGATTGGATTGGTATTGAAGGATGGCTCTTTCAAACCCAAAAAGGCGAAACCACACTTCACTTAACAAGCGTTCAACTCCTTGCGAAGTGTATCCGCCCTCTTCCTGTTGTCAAAGAAAAAGACGGTGTAGTGTATGATGCTTTTTCGGATGTAGAACAACGGTACCGGATGCGTTATGTAGACCTTGTTGTCAATGAAAACGTAAGAGAAACCTTTAAAATGCGTTCTCGCATCATTTCTGAAATTCGAAAATTTTTAACCAACGAAGGATTTTTAGAAGTAGAAACTCCGATGATGCAACCCATTGCAGGTGGTGCAGCGGCACGTCCTTTTGTCACTCATCACAATACTTTGGATATGGAACTTTTCCTTCGCATTGCTCCTGAACTTTACTTAAAACGACTGATTGTAGGTGGCCTTGACCGAGTTTTTGAGCTAAACAGAAACTTTCGAAACGAAGGAATTTCCACCAAACACAATCCGGAATTTACAATGATGGAAGCCTATATGGCGTTTGGTGATATGGAAGCGATGTTATCACTCACTGAGAGGATGGTTGTCTCTGTTGCTGAGTCCATTGGCAAAGGATTAAAATTTGCCTATGGAAAAGATCAAATCGACCTTACACCTCCATGGAAACGAGTGAAATACATTGATATCATAAAAGATTATTCTGGAATTGATTTTAGCCAAATCACTGATGTAAAAGATGCCATCGCACAGGCAAAAGCCAAAGGTGTGGACTCTTCTGATTCCGTTTCGATTTGGAAAGTTTGTGATGATGTTTTTAGTTCGCTTGTGGAACCCCATCTCATCCAACCAATCTTTATCACTGATTTTCCAAAAGAACTCTCTCCCCTTGCCAAGTCCAGAGAAGATGACCCAAAATATGTAGAACGATTTGAACCTTATGTGGCAGGACGTGAGATTGGAAATGCATTCACTGAGCTCAACGATCCATTTGACCAAAGAGAAAGATTTGAAGAACAAGTAAAACAAAGAGAAGCCGGGGATGATGAAGCCTTTATGATGGACGATGATTATATCCGAGCTTTGGAATATGGTCTTCCCCCTACAGGTGGGCTTGGCATTGGAATCGATCGGCTTGTGATGTTACTCACTGACTCTCATTCCATTCGCGATACCATTTTGTTTCCTCTCATGAGACCAGAATAG
- a CDS encoding ABC transporter permease: MWKSNFTALQTIVRREWIRIIRIWVQTLIPPVITMALYFLIFGELVGRQIGKVGDFTYIEFIVPGLIMMSVITNSYNNVVSSFFSSKFQRNIEELLVSPTSPYTIVIGYTFGGVVRGLFVGSLVTLTSLFFTNLRFHNPLVILFTVLMTSILFSLGGFFNALFAKKFDDVTIIPTFILTPLTYLGGVFYSVKNLPGFWQTVSYCNPILYMVNLFRYGFIGVTDVNLYFSFGFIILLSAVLFFINVRLMKIGYGIRN; encoded by the coding sequence ATGTGGAAAAGTAACTTTACAGCTTTACAAACCATTGTTAGAAGGGAATGGATTCGCATCATCCGTATCTGGGTCCAAACGCTAATCCCACCAGTCATCACGATGGCTTTATATTTTTTAATCTTTGGTGAGCTAGTCGGACGCCAAATTGGAAAAGTGGGAGATTTCACTTACATTGAATTTATTGTACCAGGTCTTATCATGATGAGTGTCATCACCAATTCCTATAACAATGTTGTATCCTCGTTTTTTTCCAGTAAGTTTCAAAGAAATATAGAAGAGTTACTCGTATCACCCACTTCACCATATACAATCGTAATAGGTTATACGTTTGGTGGTGTGGTTCGGGGACTTTTTGTGGGATCTCTAGTTACACTTACTTCCCTATTTTTTACAAACCTTAGATTTCATAATCCTTTAGTGATCCTATTCACAGTCTTAATGACATCGATTTTGTTTTCCCTTGGTGGATTTTTTAATGCTCTTTTTGCCAAAAAATTTGATGATGTCACCATCATCCCCACCTTTATCCTCACCCCTTTAACGTACCTCGGCGGTGTGTTTTACTCTGTAAAAAACCTTCCTGGATTTTGGCAGACCGTTTCCTATTGTAATCCTATCCTTTATATGGTAAATTTGTTTCGTTATGGATTTATCGGGGTTACTGATGTGAATTTATATTTTTCGTTTGGCTTTATCATTTTACTTTCGGCTGTACTCTTTTTTATCAATGTGAGGTTAATGAAAATTGGTTATGGAATCAGAAACTAA
- a CDS encoding SDR family NAD(P)-dependent oxidoreductase, with protein MNTGLKDKKVLVTGSTKGIGFQTAIQFAKEGALVFVHGRSDLAVEKAITEIKSIQPEAKLAGVSADLALEEGIQKLTKEIKEVDILINNAGYFEPKSFFEITRGDWIKMYETNVLSGAILTQHYLKGMLERDYGRIVFVSSESALNIPVEMVHYGMSKTAQLSISRGSAEVCKGTQVRVNSVLPGPTLSEGVEDFIQSLAKTQGKTNEAMAKDFIVENRPTSLAQRFAKPEEIAHVILFLASDLSSMINGASVRADGGVYKSI; from the coding sequence ATGAATACAGGTCTTAAAGATAAAAAAGTTTTAGTAACAGGATCTACCAAAGGGATTGGATTCCAAACGGCAATCCAATTTGCGAAGGAAGGTGCTCTTGTATTTGTTCATGGAAGATCGGATCTTGCAGTGGAAAAAGCAATTACGGAAATCAAATCCATCCAACCTGAGGCAAAGTTGGCAGGAGTCTCTGCCGATCTGGCTTTAGAGGAAGGAATTCAGAAACTTACGAAAGAAATTAAAGAGGTGGATATTCTAATCAATAACGCCGGTTATTTTGAACCCAAATCTTTTTTTGAAATCACAAGAGGAGATTGGATAAAGATGTATGAAACCAATGTCTTAAGTGGGGCTATCCTCACACAACATTATTTGAAAGGAATGTTAGAAAGAGACTATGGTCGCATCGTATTTGTTTCCAGTGAATCGGCTCTGAACATTCCCGTTGAGATGGTGCATTATGGGATGAGTAAAACCGCTCAACTTTCTATTTCCCGAGGCAGTGCAGAAGTTTGTAAAGGAACCCAAGTTAGAGTGAATTCTGTTTTACCAGGTCCGACACTTTCGGAGGGTGTGGAAGATTTCATCCAAAGTTTGGCAAAAACCCAAGGAAAAACAAATGAGGCGATGGCTAAAGATTTTATTGTGGAAAACCGCCCGACTTCCCTTGCCCAAAGGTTTGCCAAACCGGAAGAAATTGCCCATGTGATTCTCTTTCTTGCAAGCGACCTGTCTTCCATGATCAATGGAGCCTCGGTCCGAGCCGACGGAGGAGTCTACAAATCCATTTGA
- a CDS encoding dihydrolipoyl dehydrogenase — protein sequence MKEYDIIVIGAGAGTKLVTPPSLLGKRVAVFEKESPGGTCLNRGCIPSKMIIYPSELIRITEDTDKFPVHFKERPIADVDKIFRRVNETVKQDSDSIPIAYDKNPNIDFYPKQVRFVDNRVLSDGNETYTAKHIFVVTGTRPSIPEIPGLKTIPFWTSREALSPDQFPKSLLIIGAGFISLELGAAYQAYGCKVTGLTRTEILRTADGDIKKELSNHLPFSIESHYQIDKVEYTNGEFKVIGKTKEGKETIHTAERLLVATGIRPNTDDLGLEKTNIKTNDVGYILVNDHLETTEPGIYAFGDVIGRYFFRHSANFEGEYLYDHLYVSKTNAPIKYPPMPEAVFTHPQIASIGFTEEDLIRKNIPYYKGINPYSSSATGMARMSNSGFVKVLVSVETEEVLGAHIIGEEAANLLHQIVLGMYLKAKLDDYLGMIYIHPAISEITRNAFRKVREEKLKRIKK from the coding sequence ATGAAAGAATATGACATCATTGTCATTGGTGCCGGTGCCGGAACCAAACTCGTCACTCCCCCCTCGCTCCTAGGCAAACGCGTGGCAGTATTTGAAAAAGAAAGTCCAGGGGGAACCTGCCTCAACCGAGGTTGTATTCCCTCCAAAATGATCATTTATCCTTCTGAACTCATTCGTATCACAGAAGATACGGATAAGTTTCCAGTGCATTTTAAGGAAAGGCCCATTGCCGATGTGGACAAAATCTTTCGACGAGTGAATGAAACGGTAAAACAAGATTCCGATTCTATTCCCATTGCCTATGACAAAAATCCAAATATCGACTTCTATCCCAAACAAGTCCGGTTTGTGGACAACCGTGTCCTCTCTGATGGAAATGAAACTTATACCGCCAAACATATATTTGTTGTGACTGGCACAAGACCAAGTATCCCCGAAATTCCTGGTCTCAAAACCATCCCTTTTTGGACATCAAGAGAAGCCCTTTCACCAGACCAATTTCCAAAATCACTGCTCATCATTGGAGCAGGTTTTATTTCCTTGGAACTTGGTGCCGCCTACCAGGCTTATGGATGTAAGGTCACAGGGCTCACCCGAACCGAGATATTACGAACTGCCGATGGAGATATCAAAAAAGAACTTTCAAACCATCTCCCCTTTTCTATTGAATCCCATTACCAAATCGATAAGGTTGAATATACAAACGGAGAATTTAAGGTCATAGGAAAAACAAAAGAAGGAAAAGAAACAATCCATACAGCAGAACGATTGTTAGTAGCAACGGGGATCCGCCCAAATACAGATGATTTAGGTTTGGAAAAAACAAATATCAAAACCAATGATGTAGGCTACATTCTTGTAAATGATCACTTGGAAACAACAGAGCCTGGGATCTATGCCTTTGGAGATGTGATTGGAAGGTATTTTTTTCGCCACAGTGCCAACTTCGAAGGGGAATACTTATACGACCATTTGTATGTTTCAAAAACGAATGCACCCATCAAGTATCCACCAATGCCCGAAGCAGTTTTTACCCATCCACAAATAGCAAGTATTGGATTTACAGAAGAAGATCTAATCCGAAAGAACATTCCTTATTACAAAGGAATCAACCCCTATTCCTCAAGTGCTACAGGAATGGCAAGAATGTCTAACTCAGGTTTTGTCAAAGTTCTAGTTTCAGTAGAAACAGAAGAGGTACTGGGTGCCCATATCATTGGAGAGGAAGCAGCAAATCTTCTCCACCAAATTGTTCTTGGAATGTATCTAAAAGCAAAGTTAGACGACTATTTAGGAATGATTTACATTCATCCTGCTATTTCTGAAATCACAAGAAATGCCTTCCGGAAAGTAAGAGAAGAAAAACTAAAGAGGATAAAAAAATGA
- a CDS encoding LysR family transcriptional regulator, with protein sequence MNVSIRDLEDLKTFVFVVQERSFTQAATKMGVTKAAIAKRILGLEKTWKTQLFYRNTRKVVPTREAELIFQKVSSILESVKELENSLANKDELEGTLRVTCVSSMANNFVSELIVNFQEQNPKIKIQLIVTDSLLDLMEESIDIGIRVGLEIPVNLVGTYLFKNRILAVVSPDYLNTNLAIQSPKDLETHNLLYLDLHKDLRFFGTELSLASVTKNRNFLSNDAGSLVQMGLRGKGVLFRSFWDIEDYVKSGKLIPILQDFSLDTFGSVWVVHPMNRTPSRRVMVFRNFLESECRRRFNQ encoded by the coding sequence ATGAATGTATCGATTCGAGACCTGGAAGACTTAAAAACCTTCGTTTTTGTGGTTCAAGAGCGCAGTTTTACGCAAGCCGCAACCAAAATGGGAGTGACGAAGGCAGCGATTGCCAAACGGATTTTAGGATTGGAAAAGACTTGGAAGACCCAACTTTTTTATCGCAATACAAGAAAGGTCGTTCCCACAAGAGAGGCGGAGTTGATTTTTCAAAAGGTAAGCTCCATTCTAGAAAGTGTAAAGGAATTAGAAAATTCATTGGCCAACAAAGACGAGTTAGAGGGAACCCTTCGGGTAACTTGTGTAAGCTCTATGGCTAACAATTTTGTTTCCGAACTGATTGTAAACTTTCAAGAACAAAACCCTAAAATAAAAATACAACTAATCGTTACCGACAGTCTCCTCGATCTTATGGAAGAATCAATAGATATTGGAATTCGTGTCGGACTGGAAATTCCAGTAAACCTTGTTGGTACTTATCTATTTAAAAATCGAATCCTAGCGGTTGTGAGTCCAGACTACCTGAATACGAACCTAGCAATACAGTCACCAAAGGATTTGGAAACACATAATCTTTTGTATTTAGATTTACATAAAGATTTACGATTTTTTGGTACAGAACTTTCGTTAGCTAGTGTGACAAAGAATAGAAATTTTCTATCCAATGATGCGGGTAGTTTGGTGCAAATGGGATTAAGGGGGAAAGGTGTTCTTTTCCGATCTTTCTGGGATATTGAAGATTATGTAAAATCTGGTAAACTCATTCCAATTTTACAGGATTTTTCTTTAGATACTTTTGGAAGTGTTTGGGTTGTACATCCTATGAACCGCACACCGTCCCGTAGAGTGATGGTGTTTCGAAATTTTTTAGAATCGGAATGTAGGCGCAGGTTCAATCAATAA
- the trhO gene encoding oxygen-dependent tRNA uridine(34) hydroxylase TrhO: protein MKKFLFNRYDKDTLLKRVSTDSRERRVISFYRYVKIEDPLAFRNKLYDVFEDLGILGRIYLAKEGINAQFSIPVDNYDKLRAIVDSIPELNKIYFNDAVEDKKESFIKLAIKVRKKIVADGLDDSQFDPSDVGTHLTPLEFHAALAEPGVIVVDLRNNYESEVGHFENAILPDVGTFREELPIVEGILKEEKEKKILLYCTGGIRCEKASAYLKYKGFSHVHQLQGGIINYAKAVQDAGITSKFKGKNFVFDDRLGERITEDVLTVCYVCGKPSDRHTNCANLGCHVLLVQCEDCAKELLNCCSEECKKIVLLPEEEQKLLRKENRENKKYPTHHLTRKLVGK from the coding sequence ATGAAAAAATTTTTATTCAATCGTTATGATAAAGATACCTTACTCAAACGAGTATCCACAGATTCAAGAGAAAGAAGAGTGATCTCCTTCTATCGTTATGTAAAAATTGAAGACCCACTTGCTTTCCGAAACAAACTCTATGATGTTTTTGAAGACTTAGGAATCCTTGGGCGAATTTATTTAGCAAAGGAAGGAATCAATGCACAGTTTTCTATACCTGTTGATAACTATGACAAACTAAGGGCGATTGTAGATTCCATCCCAGAGCTCAATAAAATCTATTTCAACGATGCGGTAGAAGACAAAAAGGAAAGTTTTATCAAACTGGCGATCAAAGTACGCAAAAAAATTGTAGCGGATGGTTTGGATGATTCCCAGTTTGATCCCTCGGATGTAGGAACCCACCTAACACCTTTAGAATTTCACGCGGCTCTCGCAGAACCGGGCGTGATTGTTGTCGACCTTCGCAATAATTATGAATCCGAAGTGGGTCATTTTGAAAATGCCATATTACCCGATGTAGGTACTTTCCGAGAAGAATTACCAATCGTCGAAGGTATCTTAAAGGAAGAAAAAGAGAAAAAAATTCTACTTTACTGTACGGGTGGGATTCGTTGTGAAAAAGCAAGTGCCTACTTAAAATACAAAGGGTTTTCCCATGTGCACCAACTCCAGGGGGGAATCATCAATTACGCAAAAGCAGTGCAAGATGCAGGAATCACCTCTAAATTCAAAGGTAAAAATTTTGTCTTTGATGATAGGCTCGGAGAAAGAATCACAGAAGATGTTTTGACCGTTTGTTATGTTTGTGGAAAACCCAGTGACCGCCATACCAATTGTGCAAACCTGGGATGCCATGTCCTTCTTGTCCAATGTGAGGACTGTGCCAAAGAACTCCTAAATTGTTGCTCCGAAGAATGTAAAAAAATAGTCTTATTACCAGAAGAGGAACAAAAACTCTTAAGAAAAGAAAATAGGGAAAACAAAAAATATCCCACGCACCACCTAACAAGAAAACTAGTAGGAAAATAA
- a CDS encoding ABC transporter ATP-binding protein, with the protein MQEYAIELEGLEKTYPNGVRALRSINLKVESGDFFALLGPNGAGKSTTIGILSSLINKTGGKAKIFGVDIDANPDLAKTYLGIVPQEFNFGIFEAVEQILINQAGFYGMPYKEAKDKVEYYLEKLSLYDKRKSAAGQLSGGMKRRLMIARALVHDPKLLILDEPTAGVDIEIRRSMWEFLKELNQAGKTIILTTHYLEEAESLCKNIAIIDKGEIVENTSMKKLLHRLDKETLIIDLKKSFKSKPMSKKFHWEWLDDHTLEVQLDKKASVNQLFTELTKLNLEVLSLRNKSNRLEELFLSLTGKN; encoded by the coding sequence ATGCAAGAATATGCAATCGAATTGGAAGGTTTAGAAAAAACCTATCCGAATGGAGTGAGGGCTCTTCGTTCCATCAATTTAAAAGTTGAATCAGGAGACTTTTTTGCCCTGCTTGGACCGAACGGCGCTGGAAAATCAACTACCATTGGAATCTTGAGTTCCCTGATCAACAAAACAGGGGGAAAAGCAAAAATCTTCGGAGTGGATATCGACGCAAATCCAGATCTAGCGAAAACCTATTTAGGAATTGTTCCCCAAGAATTTAATTTTGGAATCTTTGAAGCCGTAGAACAGATTCTTATCAACCAAGCTGGTTTCTATGGAATGCCTTACAAAGAAGCCAAAGACAAAGTTGAATATTACTTAGAAAAATTATCACTTTATGATAAACGAAAGTCAGCCGCGGGTCAACTCAGTGGGGGAATGAAACGGAGGCTTATGATTGCCAGAGCCTTAGTGCATGATCCAAAACTTCTTATTTTAGATGAACCAACAGCAGGTGTCGACATTGAAATCCGAAGGTCTATGTGGGAATTTTTGAAAGAACTCAACCAAGCGGGAAAAACGATCATTCTTACCACCCATTATTTGGAAGAAGCAGAATCCCTCTGTAAAAACATAGCCATCATTGACAAAGGAGAAATTGTAGAAAACACCTCGATGAAAAAGTTACTGCATCGTTTGGATAAAGAAACCTTAATCATTGATTTAAAAAAATCCTTCAAATCAAAACCTATGTCCAAAAAATTTCATTGGGAATGGTTGGATGACCATACTCTCGAAGTGCAATTGGATAAAAAAGCATCTGTGAACCAACTCTTTACTGAACTTACCAAACTGAATTTGGAAGTTTTGAGTCTTAGAAACAAATCCAATCGATTAGAAGAACTTTTTTTGTCTCTTACAGGAAAAAACTAA
- a CDS encoding MauE/DoxX family redox-associated membrane protein, with protein sequence MNAIETNGIALASLVLRIAIGANLLGHGIVRMGSHYGVFREWIQGLFSTTPIPSILVTFMGFMIPPLELLLGVLILIGWNTKWSLLLAGLLMCSLIFGMCLLEKWEIVGIQMVYMVCYYLALTSVDKQILSVDSFLK encoded by the coding sequence ATGAATGCAATAGAAACAAACGGAATCGCATTAGCAAGTCTAGTGTTAAGAATCGCAATTGGAGCCAACCTTCTTGGGCATGGCATCGTAAGAATGGGAAGTCACTATGGAGTCTTTAGGGAATGGATTCAGGGATTATTTTCTACAACTCCCATTCCTTCCATTCTCGTTACATTTATGGGATTTATGATCCCACCACTGGAACTCCTATTAGGTGTTTTAATCCTCATTGGTTGGAATACAAAATGGAGTTTGTTACTTGCGGGACTACTCATGTGTTCTCTTATTTTTGGAATGTGTTTGTTAGAAAAATGGGAAATTGTAGGAATCCAAATGGTATATATGGTTTGTTACTATTTAGCTCTAACTTCAGTAGACAAACAAATCTTATCAGTAGATTCGTTTTTAAAGTGA
- the serA gene encoding phosphoglycerate dehydrogenase produces the protein MVSYPKGKIKVLLLENIHKDAYELFHRDGFDVTLVKDAMEEAELIEKISDVHVLGIRSKTNVTMKALQNAKKLMTVGCFCIGTNQVELEEAEKRAIPVFNAPYSNTRSVAELVIAEIIMLARKATDQSRDVHLGKWNKIAKGCFEVRGKTLGIIGYGHIGSQVSVLAESMGMKVIFYDIISKLPLGNASSVHTYEEVLKQSDFITFHVPETDETKNLFRKEHLNLVKQGAYLLNLSRGKVLEIDALVEGLKSGKLAGAGVDVFPEEPKSNDDPFVSPLQGLPNVILTPHVGGSTEEAQKNIGSEVAEKLLKYVNNGSTTFSVNFPNIELGSLKSGYHRILNIHQNQPGFLRDINSIISDMGGNILTQNLSTSSNIGYLSMEIDKNLGNELKDKIKAHKHSIRTRILY, from the coding sequence ATGGTATCTTATCCCAAAGGAAAAATAAAAGTCCTACTTCTGGAAAACATCCACAAGGATGCATACGAACTTTTCCACCGAGACGGTTTTGACGTTACCCTCGTCAAAGATGCGATGGAAGAAGCCGAACTCATCGAGAAAATCTCCGATGTACATGTTTTGGGCATTCGTAGCAAAACAAATGTTACAATGAAAGCCCTTCAGAATGCGAAAAAATTAATGACTGTGGGTTGTTTCTGCATTGGAACCAACCAAGTGGAATTAGAAGAAGCAGAAAAACGTGCCATTCCAGTCTTCAACGCTCCTTACAGCAATACCAGGTCTGTGGCGGAACTTGTCATCGCTGAAATCATTATGCTTGCAAGAAAGGCAACAGACCAGTCCCGCGATGTCCACCTTGGAAAATGGAATAAAATAGCAAAGGGCTGTTTTGAAGTCCGAGGTAAAACCTTAGGGATCATTGGTTACGGACATATCGGTTCCCAAGTCTCTGTTCTTGCTGAGTCAATGGGAATGAAGGTGATCTTTTACGATATCATTTCCAAACTTCCTCTAGGAAATGCTTCTTCTGTACATACGTATGAAGAAGTTCTCAAACAATCTGACTTTATTACCTTTCATGTACCGGAAACAGACGAAACAAAAAATCTATTCCGTAAAGAACACCTAAACCTTGTCAAACAAGGAGCTTATTTATTGAACCTTTCTCGTGGAAAAGTTTTAGAAATTGATGCACTAGTAGAAGGTTTAAAGTCAGGAAAACTTGCCGGTGCTGGTGTGGATGTATTTCCAGAGGAACCAAAGTCCAATGATGATCCTTTCGTTAGCCCACTCCAAGGTCTACCGAATGTAATCCTTACCCCGCATGTGGGTGGGTCAACAGAAGAAGCACAAAAAAATATTGGATCAGAAGTCGCAGAAAAACTTTTAAAATACGTTAATAACGGATCCACTACATTTTCTGTAAATTTTCCAAACATAGAACTAGGAAGTTTGAAGTCGGGTTACCACAGGATTCTAAATATCCACCAAAACCAACCAGGGTTTTTGAGAGATATCAACTCGATCATCTCTGATATGGGTGGGAATATTCTAACACAAAACTTAAGTACTTCATCTAATATTGGTTATTTGAGTATGGAAATTGATAAAAACTTGGGCAATGAATTAAAAGATAAAATCAAAGCTCACAAACATTCCATCCGAACTCGGATCCTCTATTAA